The proteins below are encoded in one region of Reichenbachiella sp. 5M10:
- a CDS encoding serine protease, with translation MFQQRKDNYKKIEEKRGSKLLVYVTSDRPNIGAQISSDILSPFTEHLDKIGDVDKISLLIYTRGGNTLAAWSLVNLIRSFCKELEVIIPFNCHSAGTLISLGSNKIIMTKQATLGPIDPSVNGPLNPSIPGSPDPNSKVPVSVEFVDSYLQMAQKELGIKDEQGLSNILIDLTKHIHPLTLGQVYKSKSQIQMLAKKLLAHHEVEEQNEDEIIKFLCSESGSHDYTINRKEAKNLGLNIEKPSMELYRIIKDIYDDIEKELQMRSPFDPNILLGTSNQNSYQLRRALIESIDYGTDVFLSEGTIIRQVVQQQGGQRAIIQDNRTFEGWKRENSN, from the coding sequence ATGTTTCAACAGCGAAAAGATAATTATAAGAAAATAGAAGAAAAACGAGGGTCGAAGCTTTTAGTTTACGTAACAAGTGACAGACCGAATATTGGTGCTCAAATATCTTCTGATATTCTAAGTCCATTTACTGAACATCTCGATAAGATTGGAGACGTGGATAAAATAAGCCTTTTAATTTACACAAGAGGTGGCAATACTTTGGCTGCATGGTCCCTAGTTAACCTGATAAGAAGCTTTTGTAAAGAATTAGAAGTAATAATACCTTTCAATTGTCACAGTGCTGGAACATTGATTTCCTTAGGGTCTAACAAGATTATCATGACAAAGCAAGCTACCCTAGGACCGATTGATCCAAGCGTAAATGGACCTTTAAATCCTTCGATACCAGGTTCTCCGGATCCCAACTCAAAAGTCCCTGTGAGTGTAGAATTTGTTGATTCATATTTACAAATGGCCCAAAAAGAACTAGGTATAAAGGATGAACAAGGATTGTCGAATATTCTCATTGATTTAACAAAGCACATACATCCTCTCACCTTAGGACAGGTTTATAAGTCAAAATCACAAATTCAAATGTTGGCAAAAAAACTTCTGGCCCACCATGAAGTTGAAGAGCAAAACGAGGATGAGATTATAAAATTTTTATGTTCCGAAAGTGGATCTCATGATTATACCATAAATAGAAAAGAAGCCAAGAACTTAGGCCTCAATATAGAGAAACCTTCAATGGAACTTTATCGAATAATAAAAGATATCTATGATGACATTGAAAAAGAACTTCAGATGAGATCCCCTTTTGACCCAAATATTTTACTTGGTACTTCAAATCAAAATAGCTATCAATTAAGAAGGGCATTGATTGAGAGCATCGACTATGGGACTGATGTTTTTCTTAGTGAAGGAACTATAATTCGACAAGTAGTTCAGCAACAAGGAGGACAAAGAGCAATAATTCAGGACAATCGGACGTTCGAAGGATGGAAAAGAGAGAATTCTAATTAA
- a CDS encoding thioredoxin family protein produces MTKEETIQAAVADAYTFEQYIARIELLHTEEKATSFPDKKSYYDYSVLGLARMQRIYKKVELNSDITQAITAIQSPQHWVLISESWCGDASQTVPVIARIADQNPNISLHIVLRDSNPELMEYYKTNGSTSIPILAILDQNWSELAVWGPRPAVAQQKVMDYKALPEAERPAYEELSKELQKWYNADKGLSTQNELATLLT; encoded by the coding sequence ATGACCAAAGAAGAAACAATCCAAGCCGCAGTAGCAGATGCCTATACTTTCGAGCAATACATCGCCCGCATCGAGCTACTGCACACCGAGGAGAAAGCGACTAGTTTTCCAGACAAAAAATCCTACTACGATTACTCCGTACTGGGCTTGGCGCGCATGCAGCGCATCTACAAAAAAGTCGAATTGAACTCCGACATCACTCAAGCAATCACGGCGATTCAGAGTCCCCAACACTGGGTACTGATCAGCGAATCGTGGTGTGGAGATGCCTCACAAACAGTGCCGGTCATCGCTCGGATAGCAGACCAAAACCCCAACATCTCCCTACACATCGTACTGAGAGACTCCAATCCCGAACTCATGGAATACTACAAAACCAACGGATCGACCTCCATCCCTATCCTCGCGATACTGGACCAAAACTGGTCTGAACTCGCCGTATGGGGTCCCAGACCTGCCGTGGCACAGCAAAAAGTCATGGACTACAAAGCCCTCCCCGAAGCAGAGCGCCCCGCCTACGAAGAACTCTCCAAAGAGCTACAAAAGTGGTACAATGCCGACAAGGGACTCAGTACTCAAAATGAACTGGCCACACTACTGACCTAG